The proteins below are encoded in one region of Microbispora sp. NBC_01189:
- a CDS encoding DNA cytosine methyltransferase, with the protein MTTEAITVIDLFAGAGGLAQGFKQAKLGYQTVFAVEIDPAAARTFKQNFGCPVYDGPIEKVSDEDYPKADVIIGGPPCQGFSPLGRDRDDASRAVLNELWQQYLRAVRLVRPKAFVIENVPEFQKSAQFARLLQLMETDKDLRDYKFGYGVLNAADYGVPQNRRRGIFVAVRDVEEVPWPPEPTHGPNSSGNTPYVSLSATIADLPDYPERTEITVDESGRQDLHIRRTPTQKSLERYRAIPPGGNRFDLRRNRPDLEPRCWAEKATGTTDVMGRLWWDRPSVTIRTEFYKPEKGRYLHPVHDRPITHREAARIQSFPDDFVFVGSKSEVARQIGNAVPPLLGQKLAQFIYDMAFASECP; encoded by the coding sequence TTGACGACTGAGGCGATCACAGTGATCGACCTGTTCGCAGGCGCAGGGGGCCTTGCCCAAGGGTTCAAGCAGGCAAAGCTTGGCTACCAGACCGTGTTCGCGGTCGAGATAGATCCCGCCGCAGCACGAACCTTCAAGCAGAACTTCGGATGTCCAGTCTACGACGGACCTATCGAGAAGGTCTCCGACGAGGACTACCCCAAGGCAGACGTGATCATCGGAGGTCCTCCCTGCCAGGGGTTCAGCCCGCTCGGGCGTGATCGGGACGATGCCAGCCGAGCCGTGCTCAACGAGCTGTGGCAGCAGTACCTGAGGGCCGTACGGTTAGTACGGCCCAAGGCGTTCGTGATCGAAAACGTACCGGAATTTCAAAAGTCAGCTCAGTTTGCGCGTCTGCTCCAACTCATGGAGACAGACAAGGACCTCAGGGACTACAAGTTCGGATACGGAGTCCTCAACGCCGCTGACTATGGAGTCCCGCAGAACCGGAGGCGGGGAATCTTTGTCGCGGTACGCGACGTCGAGGAGGTCCCCTGGCCTCCAGAACCGACCCATGGTCCGAACTCATCTGGTAACACACCTTATGTGTCTCTAAGCGCCACCATTGCAGATTTGCCTGACTATCCTGAGCGAACCGAAATAACAGTTGACGAGTCCGGCCGGCAGGACCTTCATATCCGTCGGACTCCGACACAGAAGTCTCTAGAGCGATATCGTGCGATCCCTCCCGGTGGAAACCGGTTTGATCTCCGGCGAAATAGACCAGACCTGGAGCCCCGTTGCTGGGCGGAGAAGGCGACAGGAACAACCGACGTCATGGGGCGGCTTTGGTGGGATCGTCCCAGCGTGACGATCCGGACCGAGTTCTACAAGCCGGAAAAAGGGCGCTACCTTCACCCCGTTCACGATCGACCCATCACTCACCGCGAAGCCGCGAGGATCCAGTCTTTCCCCGACGACTTCGTGTTCGTGGGCTCGAAGAGCGAGGTTGCCCGTCAGATCGGCAACGCCGTGCCACCTCTACTTGGCCAGAAGCTTGCCCAATTCATATACGACATGGCTTTTGCTTCTGAATGCCCATAG
- a CDS encoding 2'-5' RNA ligase family protein, translating into MSPLPRFMANRWGGREMLPAGQGRIYWHVLFRDHPEVRAIASEAHRRLAGIGGLDLVPYEWLHLTTLVVGLTDEITDEQLTSLVAEARKLLADVQPITVTLGRVLYHPEAIAVEARPAEALVPMLDAVRAATHIATGRDGALGTDPWTPHVTVAYSSAEQPAEPIIAALGRHLPDCKVTIDHISLVLQDGPEYLWNWHPCAEAPLGTPADGNGL; encoded by the coding sequence TTGAGCCCTCTGCCGAGGTTCATGGCCAACCGCTGGGGGGGACGGGAGATGCTCCCTGCCGGACAGGGCCGGATCTACTGGCACGTCCTGTTCCGCGACCACCCTGAAGTCCGGGCGATAGCGAGCGAGGCCCATCGACGGCTGGCCGGGATAGGCGGGCTCGATCTGGTGCCGTACGAATGGCTGCACCTGACAACGCTCGTCGTCGGCCTGACGGACGAGATCACAGACGAGCAGCTCACCAGCCTGGTCGCCGAGGCCCGGAAGCTCCTGGCGGACGTGCAGCCCATCACGGTGACGCTCGGCCGCGTGCTCTACCACCCCGAGGCCATCGCCGTGGAAGCACGCCCCGCAGAGGCCTTGGTGCCGATGCTCGACGCCGTACGGGCCGCGACGCACATCGCGACCGGCCGTGATGGTGCCCTGGGCACCGATCCCTGGACACCTCACGTCACCGTCGCCTACAGCAGCGCGGAACAGCCCGCCGAACCCATCATCGCGGCCCTGGGCCGCCACCTACCTGACTGCAAGGTGACGATCGACCACATCAGCCTGGTCCTCCAGGACGGTCCCGAGTACCTGTGGAACTGGCACCCGTGCGCAGAAGCCCCTCTTGGCACTCCGGCCGACGGGAACGGCTTATAA
- a CDS encoding winged helix-turn-helix transcriptional regulator, producing MTTARTYGDPCAAARALDLLGERWALMIVRDLLFGPKRYSDLQSGLPNASPTVLSQRLRDLEEGGVIRRRKLGPPARAWVYELTEWGHDLEPILVHLGRWGRRSPRKETTTPLGTDSLMLAVKSYLDPARLGDLDATFLVGVGEEVFTIRVSGGELAIRRGEPDRWDAALRTDSVVLKALIIDGTPPPGQAGAEITGDRAALQRLLDALHLGDQT from the coding sequence GTGACCACGGCACGCACGTACGGCGACCCCTGCGCCGCCGCGCGCGCTCTCGACCTGCTCGGCGAGCGCTGGGCGCTGATGATCGTGCGGGACCTGCTCTTCGGCCCCAAGCGCTACAGCGACCTGCAGAGCGGCCTGCCCAACGCCAGCCCCACCGTGCTCTCGCAGCGGCTGCGCGATCTGGAGGAGGGCGGGGTCATCCGGCGCCGCAAGCTGGGCCCGCCGGCGCGCGCGTGGGTCTACGAGCTCACCGAGTGGGGCCATGACCTGGAGCCGATCCTCGTCCACCTGGGCCGATGGGGCCGTCGCTCTCCCCGGAAGGAGACGACGACGCCCCTGGGGACCGATTCGCTGATGCTCGCCGTGAAGAGCTATCTCGACCCCGCCCGGCTGGGCGACCTCGACGCCACGTTCCTGGTCGGCGTCGGTGAAGAGGTCTTCACCATCCGCGTGTCCGGCGGCGAACTCGCGATCCGCCGGGGCGAGCCGGACCGGTGGGACGCGGCCCTGCGGACCGATTCCGTCGTCCTCAAGGCCCTGATCATCGATGGGACGCCGCCACCCGGCCAGGCCGGGGCGGAGATCACCGGCGACCGCGCGGCCCTCCAGCGGCTGCTGGACGCCCTTCATCTGGGAGATCAAACGTGA
- a CDS encoding exonuclease domain-containing protein codes for MARGPFGYAVIDVETTGLASRRHDRVIEIGVVHLTPAGEVTGEWTTLVNPERDLGPQHIHGVRAADVRHAPTFADVAGIVIELLRGRVVVAHNLPFDVGFVAQEFARLGAAAPLRRDLGVCTMAEAIRYLPQAPRSLAACCAVADIPLNGHHDALIDARACAALLRHYLDLAAPADPWRDLLHTAVRTPWPHLPPTGAPWVRRGVSADRDGHFLARIVDRLPRVPHPAAADSYLALLDQVLLDHHISASEADALVTLATDLGLSREDLNQLHHDYLAALAEAALADGVVTVAERRELDLVATLLDLSSTAVDEALTRSRDEKLPAVQRFRLAPGDLIVFTGEMDGGRDAWEARARQAGYVPHPTVTKKVRLLVAADPDTLSGKARKARAYGLPIVTPDAFSCMIG; via the coding sequence ATGGCGAGGGGTCCGTTCGGGTATGCGGTCATCGACGTGGAGACGACCGGGCTGGCATCCAGACGGCACGATCGTGTCATCGAGATCGGAGTCGTCCACCTCACGCCCGCGGGTGAGGTGACCGGTGAGTGGACGACCCTCGTCAATCCCGAACGCGATCTCGGTCCTCAGCACATCCATGGGGTCAGGGCTGCCGACGTACGGCACGCGCCTACTTTCGCCGACGTCGCCGGGATCGTCATCGAACTCCTGCGCGGACGTGTGGTGGTCGCGCACAACCTGCCCTTCGATGTCGGCTTCGTCGCGCAGGAGTTCGCCCGTCTCGGTGCTGCCGCCCCGCTCCGCCGTGACCTCGGTGTCTGCACCATGGCCGAGGCGATCCGGTATCTCCCGCAGGCTCCCCGCTCGCTCGCGGCCTGCTGCGCCGTGGCCGACATCCCTCTCAACGGTCATCACGACGCGCTCATCGACGCCCGGGCCTGCGCCGCGCTCCTGCGACACTATCTGGACCTCGCCGCCCCGGCCGACCCCTGGCGGGACCTGCTGCACACCGCGGTACGAACCCCATGGCCGCACCTCCCGCCCACCGGCGCCCCGTGGGTACGGCGCGGCGTCTCCGCCGATCGCGATGGTCACTTCCTGGCACGCATCGTCGACCGGCTTCCCCGGGTGCCGCATCCGGCCGCGGCGGACTCCTACCTCGCACTCCTGGACCAGGTGCTTCTCGATCACCACATCTCCGCGTCGGAGGCCGACGCCCTGGTCACGCTCGCCACGGACCTCGGCCTGAGCCGCGAGGACCTGAACCAGCTGCACCACGACTACCTCGCCGCGCTCGCCGAGGCGGCGCTCGCGGACGGCGTCGTCACCGTGGCCGAACGCCGTGAGCTGGATCTGGTCGCCACACTCCTCGATCTCTCATCCACGGCGGTCGACGAAGCCCTGACCCGTTCGAGGGACGAGAAGTTGCCGGCCGTTCAGCGGTTCCGGCTGGCCCCCGGAGACCTGATCGTGTTCACCGGGGAGATGGACGGCGGCCGGGACGCCTGGGAGGCCCGTGCCCGCCAGGCCGGGTACGTCCCGCACCCCACCGTGACAAAGAAGGTGCGACTCCTCGTCGCCGCGGATCCTGACACGCTCTCGGGAAAGGCCCGCAAGGCCCGGGCGTACGGGCTCCCCATCGTCACGCCCGACGCCTTCAGCTGCATGATCGGCTGA
- a CDS encoding ISAs1 family transposase: MPVSHVSALPSLLEALTGLTDPRKRRGVRHTLGSVLAVAVVATLGGASNYRELGSHARDFSPRLLELLGARWHPLRRRHSPPSAGTLRRVLLAVDADALDHVIGQWLRAHAACDGDGWAIALDGKDLHGAWNDEGRLVLLSAFMHRSGKRGAVTLAQVQVPADTTEVTQVKALLEGVDTARALVTADAAHTCAKTARHLVEDKKADYLMCLKGNREALHAAAVEVGRVLLNSGQAPHTLTEHAHGRITTWTTWSTDLDGELDLPHAARLAVLRREVADPIGRTVSKEVVLYVTSRKDLTGEGFSRYVRGHWGIENLEHRARDTVWYEDAQQAYLGHGPRNMAALRNLALSTLALHGIMKIKEKVQEIGRDHNRALPLLMLT; this comes from the coding sequence GTGCCAGTCTCCCATGTCTCCGCTCTGCCGTCGCTGCTGGAGGCCCTGACGGGTCTGACCGATCCGCGCAAACGGCGCGGGGTACGGCACACGCTGGGCTCGGTGCTCGCGGTGGCGGTGGTGGCGACCTTGGGAGGAGCGTCCAACTACCGGGAGCTGGGCTCGCATGCCCGCGATTTCTCCCCCCGGCTGCTCGAACTGCTGGGAGCGCGGTGGCATCCACTGCGCAGACGGCACTCCCCGCCCAGCGCCGGCACGCTGCGCCGGGTCTTGCTCGCGGTGGACGCCGACGCCCTGGACCACGTGATCGGGCAGTGGCTGAGGGCGCATGCCGCCTGCGACGGCGACGGCTGGGCGATCGCGCTGGACGGCAAGGATCTGCACGGGGCGTGGAACGACGAGGGCCGGCTGGTGCTGTTGTCCGCCTTCATGCACCGAAGCGGCAAGCGGGGCGCGGTCACACTCGCCCAAGTCCAGGTGCCCGCCGACACCACCGAGGTCACCCAGGTCAAGGCCTTGCTGGAGGGCGTCGACACCGCCCGGGCACTGGTGACGGCGGACGCCGCGCACACCTGCGCCAAGACTGCCCGCCACCTGGTGGAAGACAAGAAGGCCGACTACCTGATGTGCCTGAAGGGCAACCGCGAGGCCCTGCACGCCGCCGCGGTCGAGGTCGGCCGCGTGCTGCTGAACTCCGGGCAGGCGCCGCACACGCTCACCGAACACGCCCACGGAAGGATCACCACGTGGACCACGTGGAGCACGGATCTGGACGGCGAGCTGGACCTTCCGCACGCCGCTCGGCTGGCCGTGCTACGCCGGGAGGTCGCCGACCCGATCGGACGGACCGTCAGCAAGGAGGTCGTCTTGTACGTCACCAGCCGCAAGGACCTGACCGGCGAAGGGTTCAGCAGGTACGTCCGGGGCCACTGGGGCATTGAAAATCTTGAACACCGGGCCCGCGACACAGTCTGGTACGAGGACGCCCAGCAGGCCTACCTCGGGCACGGCCCCCGGAACATGGCGGCGCTGCGTAACCTCGCCCTGAGCACACTCGCCCTGCACGGCATCATGAAGATCAAGGAGAAGGTGCAGGAGATCGGCCGCGACCACAACCGCGCTCTCCCCCTACTCATGCTCACATAG
- a CDS encoding acyltransferase yields the protein MPRQTRKRLAWLDALRGLAALTVVFEHALAPLLPEVRLPVKAVFDPGWFGVMAFFLVSGYIVPASLERRASLRAFWISRLLRLYPLFGVAAAAMALLALLGWDDPHIWWRTRPVPLVLGHLTMLQNLLGMPNLLNVLWTLSYEMAFYLLLTAMFTLGVNRRSITGTLGFTAAALLGAGTLPVTLLSAGGSGRMLTVALVMTTLMMAGLAAAIRGSGAVRHAGAILIGLTVLTLLAVNQSYPGPWRGLLILATMFAGTALYRAEQRELSWRQAGWVALVPLAGIWLARADAGTQTATVAAWLTFAAGLALRHQKMPRVLTWLGLVSYSVYLLHALLLESVEWFWPEPLAVPLNLRIAALACVVALLLGLSALTWRFVEAPAQRLAKRLVARTPPDRKIEIGQPDAAQGRGSSSKADQTS from the coding sequence GTGCCGCGGCAGACGAGGAAACGCCTGGCGTGGCTCGACGCCCTCCGTGGCCTCGCCGCCCTGACCGTGGTCTTCGAGCACGCCCTTGCGCCGTTGCTGCCCGAAGTGCGACTGCCGGTGAAAGCGGTTTTCGACCCCGGCTGGTTCGGCGTGATGGCGTTCTTCTTGGTCAGCGGATACATCGTGCCGGCGTCCCTGGAACGGCGGGCCAGCTTACGGGCGTTCTGGATTTCCCGTTTGCTCCGCCTGTATCCGCTGTTCGGAGTGGCTGCGGCGGCCATGGCTCTGCTGGCGCTGTTGGGCTGGGACGACCCGCACATCTGGTGGAGGACCCGGCCGGTCCCCCTCGTCCTGGGCCACCTGACGATGCTGCAGAACCTGCTGGGCATGCCCAACCTGCTCAACGTCCTCTGGACGCTGTCCTACGAGATGGCCTTCTATCTGCTGCTGACGGCGATGTTCACGCTCGGCGTCAACCGGAGGAGCATCACCGGCACACTCGGCTTCACCGCGGCGGCCCTGCTGGGCGCCGGCACCCTCCCGGTCACCCTGCTTTCGGCGGGCGGATCCGGCCGGATGCTGACGGTCGCCCTGGTGATGACCACACTGATGATGGCCGGACTGGCCGCTGCCATCAGGGGTTCGGGCGCGGTGCGGCACGCGGGCGCGATTCTCATCGGGCTCACTGTGCTGACACTCCTGGCGGTCAACCAGAGCTATCCCGGGCCGTGGCGGGGCCTGCTGATCCTGGCCACGATGTTCGCCGGCACCGCGCTGTACAGGGCGGAGCAGCGTGAACTCTCCTGGAGACAAGCGGGCTGGGTGGCTCTGGTCCCGCTCGCCGGGATCTGGCTGGCGCGTGCCGACGCCGGCACACAGACGGCCACGGTCGCCGCCTGGCTCACCTTCGCCGCCGGCCTGGCGTTGCGGCATCAGAAAATGCCACGCGTGCTCACATGGCTGGGGCTGGTCAGTTACTCGGTCTACCTGCTCCACGCCCTGCTGCTGGAGAGCGTCGAGTGGTTCTGGCCGGAGCCGCTGGCCGTACCCCTGAATCTGCGCATTGCGGCTCTGGCATGCGTGGTAGCGCTGCTGCTCGGGCTGAGCGCGCTGACGTGGCGTTTCGTCGAAGCTCCCGCACAACGCCTGGCCAAGCGCCTCGTGGCCCGGACGCCGCCCGACAGGAAGATCGAGATCGGTCAGCCGGATGCGGCACAAGGACGCGGCAGCTCAAGCAAGGCGGACCAAACAAGCTGA
- a CDS encoding DUF4328 domain-containing protein has product MYPTAPPVPLRPIRNLGTAAVVLLAADALVSVLSSAVDVQRALLIDRFLADPASASQADGDASDALYALSGLVETVVYVATAVVFLIWLFRARTNAETLSPWPQRRARPWLVFGWGFPILCWWYPKQIVDDIWTASKPGAVEETGNLATARRSGLIWAWWLAWLISMWIAKGVGRRYLNAEELPEMREAALFDIAVNAAYIVTAALAVAVVLSITRFQEDRRTTAAPVPSAV; this is encoded by the coding sequence GTGTATCCCACAGCACCGCCCGTGCCGCTGCGGCCGATCCGAAACCTGGGGACGGCGGCGGTCGTGCTGCTGGCCGCTGACGCCCTGGTGAGCGTGCTCTCCTCCGCCGTCGACGTGCAGCGGGCCCTGCTCATCGACAGGTTCCTCGCCGACCCCGCCTCCGCCTCCCAGGCGGACGGCGACGCCAGCGACGCGCTGTACGCCCTGTCGGGCCTGGTGGAGACCGTCGTCTACGTCGCCACCGCGGTCGTGTTCCTGATCTGGCTCTTCCGGGCCCGGACGAACGCCGAGACGCTGAGCCCGTGGCCGCAGCGGCGCGCCCGGCCCTGGCTGGTCTTCGGCTGGGGCTTCCCGATCCTCTGCTGGTGGTATCCCAAGCAGATCGTCGACGACATCTGGACGGCGTCGAAGCCCGGCGCCGTCGAGGAGACCGGAAACCTCGCGACCGCCCGCCGGTCCGGACTGATCTGGGCCTGGTGGCTGGCGTGGCTAATCAGCATGTGGATCGCCAAGGGAGTGGGCCGCAGATACCTGAACGCCGAGGAGCTGCCGGAAATGCGGGAGGCCGCGCTTTTCGACATCGCCGTCAACGCCGCGTACATCGTCACCGCCGCCCTCGCCGTCGCGGTCGTCCTGTCGATCACACGTTTCCAGGAGGACCGCCGCACCACCGCGGCGCCGGTGCCCTCCGCGGTCTAG
- a CDS encoding very short patch repair endonuclease, which produces MRSNKGRDTKPELALRRAVHALGLRYRVAIRPVKSVRRTADIVFTKAKVAVFLDGCFWHGCPLHHTVAVTNAGFWAQKVRRTRERDAETDQLLKEAGWRVLRVWEHEDPADAAKRVAVLLGRAVKHPS; this is translated from the coding sequence ATGCGGTCGAACAAGGGGCGCGACACCAAGCCGGAGCTGGCCCTTCGTCGCGCTGTGCACGCCCTCGGCCTTCGATACCGCGTCGCCATCCGTCCAGTGAAGTCCGTCCGCCGGACCGCCGACATCGTCTTCACGAAGGCCAAAGTTGCCGTCTTCCTGGATGGCTGCTTCTGGCACGGCTGTCCTCTCCACCACACGGTCGCCGTGACAAACGCCGGCTTCTGGGCCCAGAAGGTTCGTCGCACCCGTGAGAGGGACGCGGAGACCGATCAGTTGTTGAAGGAGGCCGGCTGGCGTGTCCTCCGCGTTTGGGAACACGAGGATCCGGCGGACGCCGCCAAGCGCGTGGCGGTCTTGCTCGGAAGGGCGGTCAAGCACCCCTCGTAG
- a CDS encoding alpha/beta fold hydrolase, translating to MDAKLDDVPVHVVEHGGGMPVLALHGAGVDHREIAGALEPVFRDRPGYRRIYPDLPGMGRTPLPDWFRGSDDTLDVVLGLIDALAGDEPFAVVGHSFGAYLARAVADRRPERVAGLALICPIGEEAGDVPAHAVLHGSDSVADALSPDEQAQSATTSWCGRPPWWSGSGSTWLRPCPSSTATALGGSPSTGN from the coding sequence ATGGATGCGAAGCTCGACGATGTCCCGGTGCACGTCGTCGAGCACGGCGGCGGAATGCCCGTTCTGGCGTTGCACGGCGCGGGCGTGGACCATCGGGAGATTGCCGGAGCTTTGGAACCCGTGTTCCGTGACCGGCCCGGCTATCGGCGCATTTATCCGGACCTGCCGGGAATGGGGCGCACCCCGTTGCCGGACTGGTTCCGTGGCTCCGACGACACCCTCGATGTCGTGCTCGGCCTGATCGACGCTCTTGCCGGTGACGAGCCGTTCGCGGTCGTCGGCCACTCCTTCGGCGCGTACCTCGCGAGGGCCGTCGCCGACCGGCGCCCGGAGCGGGTCGCGGGACTGGCGCTGATCTGCCCCATCGGCGAGGAGGCGGGCGACGTGCCCGCGCACGCGGTGCTGCACGGCTCGGACAGCGTGGCCGACGCGCTGAGCCCGGACGAGCAGGCGCAGTCCGCGACTACTTCGTGGTGCGGACGCCCGCCATGGTGGAGCGGTTCCGGGAGTACGTGGCTCCGGCCCTGCCCCTCGTCGACGGCGACGGCCTTGGGCGGATCTCCGAGCACTGGCAACTGA
- a CDS encoding 4a-hydroxytetrahydrobiopterin dehydratase, with product MSPEPLSEEEIAAHLGELPGWERQGETIVRTFAHTYHECVHLAMYVAAKAREIGHHPDIHITWQRIRFVITTHDAGNRLTAKDFELARHIDAIAVGHGAEPV from the coding sequence ATGTCCCCCGAGCCGTTGTCCGAAGAGGAGATAGCCGCCCACCTGGGCGAGCTGCCCGGATGGGAACGCCAGGGCGAGACCATCGTCCGAACGTTCGCGCACACGTACCACGAGTGCGTTCACCTGGCGATGTACGTCGCCGCCAAGGCCCGGGAGATCGGCCACCACCCCGACATCCACATCACGTGGCAGCGCATCCGCTTCGTGATCACCACCCACGACGCCGGCAACCGCCTGACCGCCAAGGACTTCGAACTCGCCCGCCACATCGACGCTATCGCCGTCGGCCATGGCGCTGAGCCTGTGTAA
- a CDS encoding DinB family protein, translated as MSASSDISSILGYLNWKRRHVLDMVDGLDEADLRRPVLPSAWTPAGLVRHLAIDVERFWFRAVFGGDPDAVASLATPADAWQVPGDRPASEVFALYREETARADEVIASSAPDQAPRWWPDYRDDQPPSDLREAILHVLVETATHAGHLDAVRELIDGKQFLVLD; from the coding sequence GTGAGCGCGTCGAGTGACATTTCATCCATCCTCGGTTACCTGAACTGGAAGCGGCGGCACGTCCTCGACATGGTGGACGGCCTGGACGAGGCCGATCTCCGGCGGCCGGTTCTGCCGTCCGCCTGGACCCCGGCCGGGCTCGTCCGCCACCTCGCCATCGACGTCGAGCGCTTCTGGTTCCGTGCCGTCTTCGGCGGTGACCCCGACGCGGTGGCCTCGCTCGCCACCCCGGCGGACGCGTGGCAGGTGCCCGGCGACCGGCCCGCCTCGGAGGTGTTCGCCCTCTACCGCGAGGAGACGGCGCGCGCCGACGAGGTGATCGCCTCCAGCGCTCCGGACCAGGCGCCGCGCTGGTGGCCGGACTACCGCGACGACCAGCCGCCGAGCGACCTGCGTGAGGCGATCCTCCACGTCCTCGTCGAGACGGCGACCCACGCCGGCCACCTCGACGCGGTCCGTGAACTGATCGACGGCAAACAGTTCCTCGTCCTGGACTGA